CTCGTGGGTGACCACGATCATCGTGGTGCCGGAGCGGGCCAGGTCCTTGATGACGTCCAGGACCTCGCCGACCAGCTCCGGGTCGAGCGCCGAGGTCGGCTCGTCGAACAGCAGCACCTTGGGCTCCAGCGCCAGCGCCCGGGCGATCGCCACCCGCTGCTGCTGGCCGCCGGAGAGCTGCCTCGGGTAGACCTCCGCCTTGTCCGCCAGGCCGACCCTGGCCAGCAGGTCCAGTGCCTGCGCCCTGGCCTGCGCCTTCGGGCGGCGCAGGGCGCTGATCGGCGCCTCGGTGACGTTCTCCAGCACGGTCAGGTGCGGGAACAGGTTGAAGTTCTGGAAGACGAAGCCGATGTGGGTGCGCTGGCGCAGCACCTCACGCTCCTTCAGCTCGTACAGCTTGCCGCCGGAGCGGCGGTAGCCGATCAGCTCGCCGTCGATCGAGACGTAGCCCCGGTCGAGCTTCTCCAGGTGGTTGATGGCCCGCAGCAGGGTGGACTTGCCGGAGCCGGACGGGCCGAGCACCACCGTCACCGAGCCGGCGGCGACTTGGAGGTCCACTCCGCGCAGCACCTCCAGCTTGCCGAAGCTCTTGTGCAGACCCCGGACGTCCACCATCGTCGTGCCGGTCAACTGGTGCCTCCTGTGGGCGCGGTGAGTCGGGTGTCCTGGATCTGCCGGACGAAGGCGCGGGCCCGCTGCAACGGGGTCGGCGGCGGGGTGCGCTGCGAGCCGCGGGCGAAGTACCGCTCCAGGTAGTACTGGCCGAACGAGAGCAGCGTGGTCAGCACCACGTACCAGACGGTGGCCACCATGAGCAGCGGCACCACCCGGCCGGTCCGGCCGTAGATCACTTGGACCTGGTAGAAGAGTTCGCCGATCGCCATCACGTAGACGATCGAGGAGCCCTTGAACAGCGAGATCACCTCGTTGCCCGCGTTCGGCAGGATCGAGCGCATCGCCTGCGGCAGCACGATCCGGCGGATCTGCCGCAGCCGGGGGATGCCGAGCGCGGCGGCGGCCTCCAGCTGACCGGCGTCCACCGAGATCACCCCGGCCCGGATGATCTCGGCGGCGTACGCGGCCTGGTGCAGCGCCAGCCCGATCACGGCGGCGCCGAGCGCGCCGAGCAGGTCCATGGTCTCGAAGCTCAGCACCGTCGGACCGAACGGGATGCCGATGCCGAAGCGCTTGTAGAGGTAGGACAGGTTGAACCAGAAGACCAGCTGGACGATCAGCGGGATCGACCGGAAGGCCCAGACGTAGACCCAGGCGATGGTCTGCAGGATCGGGCTCCTGGAGAGCCGCAGGAAGGCCACCACCGCACCGACCGCGAAGCCCAGCACCGTTCCGTACAGCGTGAGTTGGAGGGTGACCCCGACCGAGCGCAGGATGGTCTCGGTGGTCAGGAAGGCCCGGAAGGTGGCCCAGTCCCAGCCCGGGTTGGTGGCCAGCCCGTGCACGAACTGGGCGACCACCACGACCGCGGCCGCCCCGGCCAGCCAGCGCCAGGGGTGCCGGGCCGGGACCACCGGCAGCGTGGACGGGTCCGGCTCGGTGACTGTGGGTCTCTCGGTGGCGAGGGTAGTCATGGCGGACCTCACGGACGCTCGGGCGGGCTGATCTCGGAGGTGCTGATGGCGGACTGCTCGGTGCCCCACTTCTGCAGGATCTTCCGGTAAGTGCCGTCCTGGATCAGCTGGTTGACCGCCGCCTGGAACGCCGGGGCGAGCGGTGAGCCCTTCTTGAACGCGAAGCCCACGTCGAGCCGGCGGAACTCGCTCAGGAAGCGGGTGCCGGAGGCCGGCTGGGACTCCTGGTACCGCAGGCCGTTGATGGTGGACATCACCAGGTCGACCTTGCCCTGCTGAAGGCTGGTCAGGGTGGCACCGGTGTCGGAGAAGGCCCGCACCTCGTACGCCTTCTTCCCGGCGTCGGTGCAGACGTTCTTCTTGGAGTTCAGGGTGGTCTCGAAGGTGGTGCCGACGCCGGTGCCGATGGTCAGGCCGCAGAGCTGGCCGATCTCCTTGACCGGCTGCTGGGCGGTGTTGTCCTTCTTCACCGAGAAGCCCTGGCCGTCGTTGATGTAGGTGACGAAGTCGATGGTCTTCAACCGGGCCGTGGTGACGCCGAAGTTGCCGGTGCCGAGGTCGTACTTCCCACTGCCCAGCGCGGGCAGGATGGTCTCGAAGGCGGCCTCCTCGCGCTCGATGGTGAGGCCGAGCACCTTGGCCACCGCGTCGGTGAAGTCCACGTCGATCCCGGCCGCCTTCTTCACCGCCGGGTCCGGGTAGAACGCGGACGGCGGGGTGCCGGAGGAGCCGCCGAGCTTGAGCTTGCCGGCCTTCCGGGTCTCCTCGGGCAGCAGCGCGGCCGCCTTCTCCGACTTCGGCACGGTCGAGACCACGTCCTGGGCCGCCGCCGCGAGCGCGGAACTCCCGGCGGGGGCAGGAGACTTGCCGACGCCGGAGCCGCATGCGGCGAGCAGCAGCAGGGCAGCGGCGGCGGTCAGCGTTGCGGGTGCGCGTCTCACGGGGTCGGGGCCTTTCGGGGGAGCTGACGGAGCGGGAGGTGCTTCTCGAACGGAAGGGGCGCGAAGACCGTCGGGTCACGGTCCAGGTCGAACAGCGGGGTGTAGCCGGTCGCCAGGTAGAGGCCCTTCGCCTCGGGCTGGCGCGGTCCGGTGGTGAGGAAGATCCGCCGGTAGCCGGCCGCCTCGGCGGCGAGCTCCAGCTCGGCCAGCACCCGGCGGGCCAGGCCGCGCCGACGGTGGGCCGAGTGCGTCCACATCCGCTTGAGCTCGGCGGTCCGCTCGTCGTAGCGGCGGTACGCACCGCCCGCCACCGGTTCGCCGTCCGCCAGCAGGAGCAGCAGCACCCCGTCGGGAGCCTCGAACTCGCTGTCCGGGAACCGGCTCATCTCCTGGTGGCCGCCCGGGCCGTAGCGGGTGACGTACTCGTGCGTGAGCTCCCGGACCAGCGGCCCGGTGAGCGGGTCGGCCAGGGTGACCCGGCGGACCTCCAGCAGCGCGCTCATGCCTGGAGCGCGATGAGCTGGTGCCGGTCCCGCTCCCGGGCGGCGGCCTTGGCGGCGTCCCGCTTGGCGACCTCCTCGCGGACGATCGGGATCACGTAGCGCCCGAAGTCGATGGCGTCGTCCAGCAGGTGGTAGCCCCGGGCGGAGAGGATGTCCACGCCGAGGTCGTAGTAGTCCAGCAGTGCCTGGGCCACCGTCTCCGGCGTCCCGACCAGCGCGTTGGAGTTTCCCGCGCCGCCGGTCGCGGCGGCGGTCGGGGTCCACAGCGCGCGGTCGTAGCGCTCACCGGCGGCGGCGATCTCCAGCAGCCGCTGCGAGCCGGTGTTCTGCGGCGCCCAGCCGCCGTCCGCGCCCTTCGCCCGGGGCAGCAGCTCGCCGCCCCCGATCCGGGCCTTGATCAGGTCGACGGTGCGGTGCGCCTTCTCCCAGGCCAGCTCCTCGGTCGGCGCGATGATCGGCCGGAACGCCACCTGGATCCGCGGGGTGTCGGTCCGCCCGGCGTCCTTGGCCGCCTGCCGGACCCGCTCGATCTGCTCGGCGGTCCTGGCCAGCGGCTCGCCCCAGAGGCAGTAGATGTCCGCCTCGGCCCCGCCGGCCGCGTAGGCGGCGTCCGAGGAGCCGCCGAACGAGACGTCGGGGCGCGGCTGCTGGACCGGGAAGACGTCCGAGACGAAGTCCTGGAAGCGGTAGTACTCGCCCTCGTGGTCGAACCGCTCCCGCGTCGTCCAGATCTTCTTCACCAGCGCGATGTACTCCCGGGTACGGGCGTAGCGCTGGTCCTTGGTCAGGAAGTCGCCCTCCCGGCCCTGCTCCTGGTCGCTGCCGCCGGTGATGAAGTGCACGGTCAGCCGGCCGTCGCTGATCTGGTCCAGGGTGGCGAAGGTCTTGGCGGCGAAGGTCGGGTAGGACACGTTCGGCCGGTGCGCCAGCAGGATCTGCAGCGTGTCGAGCTTGCTCGCGAGGAAGGCGGCGGCGGGGGCCGGGTCGGGCGAGCCGGAGCCGTACGCGAACAGCACCCGGTCCCAGCCGTGTTCCTCGTGGGCGCGGGCCAGCCGCAGGGTGTAGTCGCGGTCGAAGGCGGCGGTGGTCCGGGGGCTGGTCTCCGAGCCGTCACCGGTGGCGGCGATACCGAGGAACTCGACGGGCATGGCGAAGGTCCTTCTCTCGTGCGGATGTGCAGGGGGTGGCGGCACCCGGGCACGCCGGGGTACGGCGGCGGGGCGCAGGGGTGAAGGGTGTGCGCGAGGGGCGCTGGGCGCGTGACGGCGCGAAGGGGGAGGAACAGCAGGACGGGGGCCGGTCGAACGGCCGCGACTACCGGGTCAGGCGCAACACGCCGCCGACCACACCCGACCGAAGTCGATGTGGCCGCGCGTCACCAGGCGCTGCTGCTCGGGGTCCATGGAGGAAGTTGAACAGTGGATCAGACGGGACGTCAACCTTCCCGGGATTCCTTCATGTTCTGTTATCAGTAGGAACGGACCGCCCTTGACAGGCCCTGTTCGTCCACGCCTACGATCGGGGGCCGGGTGCGTTGAGGGGCGCCGCCCGGCGTGACGGCCCAGCCATGTCTGGAGCCCGGCCGATGGCCACTGCCCTGTCCGCCCCCGTACTCCCCCAGGCCGACGAAGCACCGATCGTGGCCCGCCGCCGGCCCGGCCGGGTGGTCGCCTCGGTGCTCGCCCTGCTGGTCCTGGCGCTGGTGTTCAACTCCGTCCTGCGCAACCGGGCCTTCGAGTGGGACGTGGTCGCCCAGTACTTCACCACCACCGCGATCGTGCAGGGCCTGCTGCTCACGCTCTGGCTGACCGCCGCCGTGATGGTGCTCGGCTTCGCGCTCGGCACGGCCTTCGCGGTGTGCCGGCTCTCCGACAACCCGGTGCTGCGGAGCATCAGTTGGGGTTTCGTCTGGATCTTCCGGTCCACCCCGCTGCTGGTCCAGCTGCTGTTCTGGTTCAACATCGGCGCGCTCTACCCGACCCTCGGTCTGGGCCTCCCGTTCGGCCCGGAGTTCCTCACCGTCAAGACGGTCGACCTGTTCGGGCCGACCCTGACCGCCGTGATCGGCCTCACCCTGCACGAGGCCGCGTACGCCGCCGAGGTGGTGCGCGGCGGCATCCTCTCGGTGGACCACGGCCAGCTGGAGGCGGCCCAGTCGCTCGGCCTCGGCCGGGCCAGGGTGCTGCGCCGGATCGTGGTCCCGCAGGCGATGCGCTCGATCGTGCCGACCGCCGGGAACATGCTGATCGGCACCCTCAAGGGCACCAGCATCGTCAGCGTGCTGGCCGTCCAGGACCTGCTCTACTCGGCCCAGTTGATCTACAACCAGACCTACCAGGTGATCCCGCTGCTGCTGGTCGCCACCGTCTGGTACATCGCGGTGACCAGCGTGCTCTCGGTCGGCCAGTACTACCTGGAGCGGCACTACGCCCGCGGCACCACCCGGGGCGATCTGCCGCCCACCCCGCTGCAGCGCGCCCGGGCCTTCTTCTCCCGGACGGAGGTGGCGAGTTGAGCACCCTGGCGATCATCGGAGCGGGGCCGCGCGGCACCGGACTGCTGGAGCGGATCGCCGCCAACGCGGCCGAACTGCTTCCCCCCGACCGACCCTTGGAGATCCACCTGGTCGACCCGTACCCGCCCGGCGCCGGCCGGATCTGGCGGCACGACCAGTCACCCCTGCTGCGGATGAACTCGATGGCGGAGGACGTGACGATGTTCACCGACGCCTCCAGCACCATCGAGGGCCCGGTCCGCCCCGGCCCCTCACTCGCCGAATGGGCCGCCCGGGCCGAGGAGTTCGCCCCGTACCAGCCGGTCGCCGATCCCGCCGTCCGGGCCGAGCTGCGCTCGCTGGCGCCGACCGACTTCCCCACCCGCCGGGCCCAGAGCGCCTACCTGGACTGGGTGTTCCGCCGAGCGGTGGCCGAGCTGCCGCCGCACGTCACGGTCACCGTGCACCGGGACACCGCCCAGTCGGTCGGCGGCCCGCCGGACGGGGCGCAGCTGGTCCAGCTCTCCGACGGCGTGCTGATCGCCGATCAGGTGGTGCTGACCCTCGGTCACCTCGGCTCCTCCCCCGACCCCGGGCAGCGCGAACTGGCCGGCTTCGCCGCCCGGCACGGCCGGTTCCACCTACCGCCCGCCTTCTCCTCGGACGCCGATCTCTCCGGCGTCGCCCCGGGGGAACACCTGATCCTGCGCGGCTTCGGGCTGGCCTTCGTCGACCTGCTCGCGATGCTCACCGAGGGGCGGGGCGGCCGGTTCGTCCCGGCACCGGACGGGCTCGCCTACCTGCCGTCCGGCCGCGAACCGGTGATCCACGTCGGCTCCCGCCGGGGCGTGCCGTACCACTCGAAGACCGGCTACCGCCTCCAGGGGCCGCCCGCCCCACTGCCCCGGTACTTCGACGCCGCCGCCGTCGACCGGGTGCTGGCCCGCCCCGGGCCGCTCGAACTGCGCCGGGACTTCTGGCCGTTGATGGCCAAGGAGATCGGCTTCGGGCATTACCACGAACTGTTCCACGCGCACCGCGAGCGGGTCCGACTGCCCTGGACGGACTTCCTGGACCGGTACGACCGGCTGGACTGGTACGCACCAGAGCTGACCGCCCTGGTGGAGCAGGCCGTCCCCGACCCGGCCGACCGGCTCGACTTCGAAGCGCTCGACCACCCGCTGACCGGCCTCCGGCTCACCCCCGACGGTCTCCAGCAGCACCTGCGCGACCACATCAGGACCGACGCCGACCGCCGCGCCGACCCGGCGCACAGCGCCGACCTGGGCGCCTTCCTCGCCCTGCTCTCGCTCTTCGGCCAGCTCCCCCGGATCATGGCCGCCGACCGGCTCACCGCCCGCTCGGCCGCCACCGAACTCGACGGCTGGTGGTCCGGGTTCTTCAACTTCCTCGCCTCAGGCCCGCCCGGCTTCCGGCTCCGCCAGCTGCTCGCCCTCTCCGAGGCGGGGATCGTGCGGTTCCTCGGCGCCGACCTGCGGGTCGCCCCGGACGAGCGCACCGGCACCTTCGTCGCCACCAGCCCCACCACCCCCGGCCACCCGGTGCACGCCACCGCCCTGATCGAGGGCTACCTCCCCAAACACGTGCTCTCCCGGACCGAGAACCCCGTCCTGCGCACCCTCGCCCTCGGCGGCGAGCTCCTGGAGGAGGCCGGCCTGCTGACGGTCTCGCTGCCCGACGGCCGACTGCTCGACCCGACCCTGGACAACACCCCACACCCCCGCCGCACCGCCCTCGGCCCGCACACCAACGGCCGCGCCTACACCGCCTTCGCCCGGCCCCGCACCAACGCACCGGGCTTCCGCCAGAACGACGCAGCGGCCCGCAGCCTGCTCACCGAGCTCGCGCTCACCACAGGGGCTCGGGGAACTGCGACGCCGACCTCGGAAAAGGTGATCCGTACGTAGCTGGTCAGGCACTTTCGTATGTGACCCCGGCGCCAGATCTCCTCGCAGTTCCCCGAGCCCCTGGACCGTAGACAGTCGACCCCCTGCGTAAGGTGAAGCGTGTCACCCGTACAAGGAAGTAGGGCTGTCATGCCGAAGCAGGCGCCGAAAACCGACCCCGCACAGGACCGGGCGAAGGTCACCGATCCGCAGCACGCGGCGGCCGGCCTCCCGGCCGTGGCCCACAGCCTGCGGATGGCGAACGACCAGATGAGCCCCGGCCGGACCCTGGCCACCCTGCGGAAGGTGAACCAGCCCGACGGCTTCGACTGCCCCGGCTGCGCCTGGCCCGAGCCGGGCAAGACGCACACCGCCGAGTTCTGCGAGAACGGCGCCAAGGCGGTCGCCGAGGAGGCCAC
This genomic interval from Kitasatospora gansuensis contains the following:
- a CDS encoding amino acid ABC transporter permease gives rise to the protein MTTLATERPTVTEPDPSTLPVVPARHPWRWLAGAAAVVVVAQFVHGLATNPGWDWATFRAFLTTETILRSVGVTLQLTLYGTVLGFAVGAVVAFLRLSRSPILQTIAWVYVWAFRSIPLIVQLVFWFNLSYLYKRFGIGIPFGPTVLSFETMDLLGALGAAVIGLALHQAAYAAEIIRAGVISVDAGQLEAAAALGIPRLRQIRRIVLPQAMRSILPNAGNEVISLFKGSSIVYVMAIGELFYQVQVIYGRTGRVVPLLMVATVWYVVLTTLLSFGQYYLERYFARGSQRTPPPTPLQRARAFVRQIQDTRLTAPTGGTS
- a CDS encoding amino acid ABC transporter permease, with translation MATALSAPVLPQADEAPIVARRRPGRVVASVLALLVLALVFNSVLRNRAFEWDVVAQYFTTTAIVQGLLLTLWLTAAVMVLGFALGTAFAVCRLSDNPVLRSISWGFVWIFRSTPLLVQLLFWFNIGALYPTLGLGLPFGPEFLTVKTVDLFGPTLTAVIGLTLHEAAYAAEVVRGGILSVDHGQLEAAQSLGLGRARVLRRIVVPQAMRSIVPTAGNMLIGTLKGTSIVSVLAVQDLLYSAQLIYNQTYQVIPLLLVATVWYIAVTSVLSVGQYYLERHYARGTTRGDLPPTPLQRARAFFSRTEVAS
- a CDS encoding amino acid ABC transporter ATP-binding protein translates to MVDVRGLHKSFGKLEVLRGVDLQVAAGSVTVVLGPSGSGKSTLLRAINHLEKLDRGYVSIDGELIGYRRSGGKLYELKEREVLRQRTHIGFVFQNFNLFPHLTVLENVTEAPISALRRPKAQARAQALDLLARVGLADKAEVYPRQLSGGQQQRVAIARALALEPKVLLFDEPTSALDPELVGEVLDVIKDLARSGTTMIVVTHEIGFAREVADTVVFMDDGVVVEQGPPNAVLDAPRHERTRAFLSKVL
- a CDS encoding FAD/NAD(P)-binding protein gives rise to the protein MSTLAIIGAGPRGTGLLERIAANAAELLPPDRPLEIHLVDPYPPGAGRIWRHDQSPLLRMNSMAEDVTMFTDASSTIEGPVRPGPSLAEWAARAEEFAPYQPVADPAVRAELRSLAPTDFPTRRAQSAYLDWVFRRAVAELPPHVTVTVHRDTAQSVGGPPDGAQLVQLSDGVLIADQVVLTLGHLGSSPDPGQRELAGFAARHGRFHLPPAFSSDADLSGVAPGEHLILRGFGLAFVDLLAMLTEGRGGRFVPAPDGLAYLPSGREPVIHVGSRRGVPYHSKTGYRLQGPPAPLPRYFDAAAVDRVLARPGPLELRRDFWPLMAKEIGFGHYHELFHAHRERVRLPWTDFLDRYDRLDWYAPELTALVEQAVPDPADRLDFEALDHPLTGLRLTPDGLQQHLRDHIRTDADRRADPAHSADLGAFLALLSLFGQLPRIMAADRLTARSAATELDGWWSGFFNFLASGPPGFRLRQLLALSEAGIVRFLGADLRVAPDERTGTFVATSPTTPGHPVHATALIEGYLPKHVLSRTENPVLRTLALGGELLEEAGLLTVSLPDGRLLDPTLDNTPHPRRTALGPHTNGRAYTAFARPRTNAPGFRQNDAAARSLLTELALTTGARGTATPTSEKVIRT
- a CDS encoding GNAT family N-acetyltransferase, whose amino-acid sequence is MSALLEVRRVTLADPLTGPLVRELTHEYVTRYGPGGHQEMSRFPDSEFEAPDGVLLLLLADGEPVAGGAYRRYDERTAELKRMWTHSAHRRRGLARRVLAELELAAEAAGYRRIFLTTGPRQPEAKGLYLATGYTPLFDLDRDPTVFAPLPFEKHLPLRQLPRKAPTP
- a CDS encoding ABC transporter substrate-binding protein — protein: MRRAPATLTAAAALLLLAACGSGVGKSPAPAGSSALAAAAQDVVSTVPKSEKAAALLPEETRKAGKLKLGGSSGTPPSAFYPDPAVKKAAGIDVDFTDAVAKVLGLTIEREEAAFETILPALGSGKYDLGTGNFGVTTARLKTIDFVTYINDGQGFSVKKDNTAQQPVKEIGQLCGLTIGTGVGTTFETTLNSKKNVCTDAGKKAYEVRAFSDTGATLTSLQQGKVDLVMSTINGLRYQESQPASGTRFLSEFRRLDVGFAFKKGSPLAPAFQAAVNQLIQDGTYRKILQKWGTEQSAISTSEISPPERP
- a CDS encoding LLM class flavin-dependent oxidoreductase, with translation MPVEFLGIAATGDGSETSPRTTAAFDRDYTLRLARAHEEHGWDRVLFAYGSGSPDPAPAAAFLASKLDTLQILLAHRPNVSYPTFAAKTFATLDQISDGRLTVHFITGGSDQEQGREGDFLTKDQRYARTREYIALVKKIWTTRERFDHEGEYYRFQDFVSDVFPVQQPRPDVSFGGSSDAAYAAGGAEADIYCLWGEPLARTAEQIERVRQAAKDAGRTDTPRIQVAFRPIIAPTEELAWEKAHRTVDLIKARIGGGELLPRAKGADGGWAPQNTGSQRLLEIAAAGERYDRALWTPTAAATGGAGNSNALVGTPETVAQALLDYYDLGVDILSARGYHLLDDAIDFGRYVIPIVREEVAKRDAAKAAARERDRHQLIALQA